CTCCCTTCGATCCCTTGGCTCGCCGGTGAGCGTCCTGGTCGGCCTTGCTCGGAATGCACGCCTTGATCCCACGCCGGCGCAGATGAGTCCGGTTGGCCTTGCTGGTGTAGGCCTTGTCGGCCAGGACCCGGTCCGGGCGGGTCCTGGGACGGCCACCGCCGAGGCGGGCCACCCGGATCTTGCCGAGCACCGGTATGAACTGCGGGCTGTCGCCCCGCTGCCCGGCGGTCACCACCGCAGCCAGCAGCTTGCGGCCCTGCTCGCAAGCCAGATGGGTCTTGGTGGTCAGCCCGCCGCGCGAGCGCCCCAGGCCATGATCGGCCGGCTCGCTGTGCACCCCGCCGGGTGGTTCCTTTTGCAGGTGACCGTCCCGGCGTGCTCCGGCCGCGTGCTGGTGAGCCCGGGTGATGGTGGAGTCCACGCTCACCGTCCAATCGATCTTCCCGGCGGCGTCCGCACACGCCTGCAAGGCCGCCAGGATCCGCGCCCAGATCCCCTCCCGCTGCCAGCGCCGGAACAAGCCATACACGGTGAACCAGTGGCCGTAGCAGGCAGGAACGTCCCGCCACGGCGCCCCGGTCCGGATCCGCCACCGGATCCCGTCGATCAACTGACGCTTGCTCCACTTCGGCGGACGCCCCTTGCCCGATGCGGCAGGCAGATGCGGCTCCAGCGCCGCCCACTGCGCATCAGTGAGGTCGTGCCGCCTCGTCACCACTACGCTGGTCACGAGGTCTCCGGTATTTCGTTCTTCTTGGTCGTTGAACCACCTACCGGAGACCTCTTCGTTCAACGATCACCGACACGCCTCACACACGTGATCTTTCGAAACACGGCCTAGGCGCAACAATCGCTGCCTGCGGTGGACCGCTGAACACGGCCCACCGTGGGTAGCGTAAGTCCATGGACCTGCTGGGCGCGTTGGAGGCGCTGCGCCGTCCGCTGGATCGAGAGCTGTTCCCCCTGGCGGTCGGCGAGGCGGCGGTCGACCGGCGCGCGCAGCGCGAGCTCGCCGGACAGCTCGACGACTACCTGCTGCCCCGGCTGCGCGCCCTCGACGCGCCGCTGCTGGCCGTCGTCGGCGGGTCCACGGGGGCGGGCAAGTCCACCCTGGTCAACTCGCTGGTCGGGGCCGATGTGACCGAGCCCGGCGTGCTGCGGCCCACCACGCTGGTGCCCACGCTCGTGGTCAGCCCGGCCGACCGCGCCTGGTTCATGGGCCAGAACGTGCTGCCCGGCCTGTCCCGTGCCACCGGCACCGGACCCGGAGAGCTGCGGGTGGTCGCCTCCGACGCGCTGGGTCCCGGTCTCGCGCTGCTCGACGCGCCCGACATCGACTCCGTGGTGGTCGCCAACCGGGAGCTCGCCGCGCAGCTGCTGGCCGCCGCCGATCTGTGGTTGTTCGTCACGACCGCCGCCCGCTACGCCGACGAGGTGCCGTGGAGCTTCCTGCGCTCCGCCCGCGAACGCAGCACCGCCCTGGCCCTCGTACTGGACCGGGTGCCCCTGGACGCGGTCGATCCCGTCTCGCGCGACCTGTCCCGGCTCCTCGCCGAGAACGGCCTCGAAGGCACCCTGCTGTTCACCGTCCCCGAGGCCGTGCTCCCCTCCGAGCGGGCCAGGCTGCCTGCGGAGACCGTGCGGCCCGTCTCGTCCTGGCTCACCGGGCTGGCCGCCGACGCCCAGGAGAGATCCCGCGTCGTACGCCAGACACTGTCGGGAGCGCTCGACAGCCTGGCCACCCGGGTCCCCGTGCTGGCCGAGGCCGTCGAACGCCAGCAGGCGGCCTTCGAGGGCCTGCGCTCCATCGTGGAGAGCGCGTACGCGGGCGGGCTGGCCGACTTCGACGCGGGCATGCGTGACGGGTCGCTGCTGCGCGGCGAGGTGCTGGCCCGCTGGCAGGACTTCATCGGCACCGGCGACCTCATGCGCTCCCTGGAGAGCCGGGTCGGCTGGCTGCGCGACCGGATCGTCGGCTTCTTCACGGGGCGGATGCCGGAGGTCCAGCTCAGGGACGCCCTGGAGAGCGGCGTGGAGGCGCTCATCAGGGGCGCCGCCGACGGGGCCGCCGAGCGCGCCCTGGAAGGCTGGGCGGCCGCGCCCGGCGGTCCCGGCCTGCTGGAACGGCTCGGCCCCATGGAGGCCGCCCGCCTCGGCCGCGCCTCGCCCGACCTGGGCAAGCGCTCGGAGTCAGCGGTCCGCGGTTGGCAGGAGTTCGTGCTGGATCTCGTACGGGAGGAAGGTTCGGAGAGGCGGACGGCCGCCCGCGTGGCGTCGTTCGGGGTGAACGGGGCGGGCCTGCTGCTCATGCTGGCCGCGTTCGCCTCGACGGGCGGGCTGACCGGGATCGAGGTCGGCATCGCGGGCGGGACGAGCCTGCTGTCGCAGAAACTGCTCGAGGCCGTCTTCGGGGACCAGGCGGTGCGTACGCTGACCGTCTCCGCGCGGGCCGACCTGCGGGATCGGGTGCGAAGGCTGCTGGACGAGGAGTCCTACCGGTTCACGGCCCAGCTGGAGGCGGTGGAGCCGCCCAGCGGGACGGCGAGCGCGCTCCTGGTGGCGGCCGAGCGCGTCCGGATGATGGAGAAGCCATGAAGCTGCTCCGCAGGAAGGAAGGCCCGTCTCTCGACTCCCGGCTGGCGGCCCTGTTCGAGGCGGCCTCGCTGGCCGAGGGGCGGCTGGCCGAGGAGGCGGTGTCCGGCGCCCGAGAGGTCGCGGAACGGGCCGGGGCGCGCCGCAACCTCTCGATCGACCACACGGTGGCCGCGCTGGCGGGTGCGACGGGCAGCGGCAAGTCCTCGCTCTACAACGCCCTGGCGGGAGAGGACCTGGCGGCGGTGGGTGTCGTACGGCCCACCACCTCGACCGCGCAGGCGGCGCTGTGGGACGGCGAGGGCTCCGGCCCGCTGCTGGACTGGCTGGACATCCCCCAGCGCCACTCCACGGCCCCCGCCCCCGACCTGTCCGGGCTCATCCTCCTGGACCTGCCTGACCACGACTCCATCCGGCTCTCCCATCGCCTGGAGGTGGACCGCCTGGTGGGGCTGGTGGACCTGCTGGTCTGGGTGGTGGACCCGCAGAAGTACGCCGACGCCGCCCTTCACGAGCGTTACCTGCGCCCGCTGGCCGCGCACCGGGACGTGATGCTGGTGGTGCTCAACCAGGCCGACCGCCTCCCCGCGCATGCCGTCGAGCGCTGCCTCGCGGATCTCCGCCGCCTGCTGGACGAGGACGGCCTCGCGGGCGTCCCGGTCCTCGCCGTGTCCGCCCGTACCGGCGCGGGGCTCGGCGAGCTCCGCTCGCTCCTCGGTGACCGCGTCGCCCACCGCAGGTCCTGGTCCACGCGCCTCGCCGCCGACATCACCACCGCCGCCACCCGTCTCGGCGGAGCACCGGCGGAGGGCGGCGCGGGGCGGACGGTGGGGATGGACCGGGCGCTCACCGGCGCGCTGTACGACGCGGCCGGGGTGCCGCTGGTGGTCGAGGCCGTGGCCAAGGGACATCGGCACCGTGCCGTCGTGGCCACGGGGTGGCCCGTCACCCGCTGGATACGGAAGCTCAGGCCCGACCCGCTGCGCAGACTGCGCATCGGCACCACCGTCCCGGCAGGCACGCGTCCGAGCGCCGTTCTGTCGACGAAGCCGCAGGGCGAACTGGCGGGCGAGCCGTTGGACGAGCCGTCGGGCGGAGCGGCCGAGCGGCTGCCGTCGGCGTCGGGAGCGGGGATCGTGGGCCGTACGTCCGTGCCCGCTGCCTCGGCCGTACAGAGGGCGAAGGTCGAGACGGCGATCAGGGACGTCGGCGAGGCGGCCGCGGCGGGCCTGCCCGGCCCGTGGGCGGCGGCGGCGCGGCAGGCGGCGCGGTCCCGTTCCCGGGAACTGGCCGACGCGGTGGACCGGGCGGTGGCCATGAACTCCGTCCGCGCCACCAGGCGTCCCAGGTGGTGGCGGGCCGTGAACGCCCTGCAGTGGCTGGTATTCGCGGCCATGCTCGCCGGTGCCCTGTGGCTGGGAGGGCTGTTCGCGATGGACTACCTGCGCCTGCCTCAGCCGCCGCTGCCGACCGTGGGCGTGGTGCCGTGGCCGACGGTGCTGCTGCTGGGCGGAGCACTCGCCGGCGTGCTGATCGCGTTGCTGTCGCGGCTGGCCGCGTGGGCAGGCGGCAGGAGAAGGGCCAGGCGTACGGCCAGAGCTCTGCGTACGGCCATCGGCCAGGTGAGCGACGAGCTCGTGCTGGCCCCCGTCAGAGCGGAGCTCGACCGGTACGCCCGCTTCACCGAGGCAGTCAACCGAGCCCTAGACGGCACGTGACGGCCGGAGCAGCACGACCGCCAGCCCCGCCCCTACCACCGCGAACCCGGACGCCGCCAGGAAAGGCGCCGACGCCCCTAACCGCTCCCCGATCACCCCGGCCGCCCCCGACCCCAGAGCGCCCCCCACGCCGATGGCCGTGGAGATCCACCCGAACGCCTCCGCCTGGGCCGCCGGCGCGAGCTCGTCCACCAGCAGCGAAGACGTGGTCAGCGCCGGATTGAGCACCAGCCCGCCGCCGAACAGCACCGCCCAGAACAGCGGCCACGCCTCCACCACCGCCAGCGGCGCCAGCAGCACGCCGAGCACCAGCATCAGCCCGACGATCCGCGCCCCGGCCCCGGACCGCCAAGAGCGGGCGCCGTAGGCGGCGGCCCCCGCGATCCCGCCCAGGGAGAGCGCCGCCACCAGCGGCCCGGTCGCCGCTGGCACCTCACGCGCGGCGGCCAGCGCGGGCACGCCCACCTGCAGCGCTCCGATCGTCCCGCCGAGCAGCAGCACCACGGCCAGCAGCACCGGCATCCGCGGGTCCGCGAACACCCGCCCCCGCTCCCGCGAGGGCACGCCGGACCCGGCCCGCAGCGCGCGGGCGAAGCCCAGCGTCCCGGCTCCGGCCGCCACAGCCACGAGGACCAGCCCCAGCGGAGCCCCGGAAACCGCCGTGCCCCCGGACGTGGGCATGATCGCGATCAACGTCCCGAACGCCAGCGGTCCCAGGAGCATGGCCAGATCCTGCACCAGGTACACGAGGCTGTAGGCGGCCGTACGCCCCTCGCCCGCCATCCGGTGGCCCCACTCGATCCGCATGCTGACGGAGATCGGCGGCAGCCCGGCCCCCGCCATCCAGGCCAGCGCCACCACGATCCACGAGGGCCAGCGGCCGGCGCCCACGACCAGCGCGACGAGCGCCGCGACGTGCAGCAGCGCAGTGGCGGCCAGCACCGGCCCGGACCCGCGCCGGTCCATGAGCCGCCCCTGCACCGGCCGGCCCATGCCCGCTCCCACGGAGAACGCCGCCGCGGTCACCCCGGCCAGCGCCAGCGACCCGCTCGAGCCCTGCACCACCAGCACCATCCCGACAGGCGCGACCTGCTGGGTGAGCTGCGCCAGGAACCCCAGGACGGCCTGTGCGGGCACGCCGGGCAGCCCGAGCAACCTGCGGTACGGCACCGGCTCCATACGCCGTACGCTATCCCGGAAGATCAGGACGTGAGGCAGCCGTTGGCCTTGTTGCGGTTGTCGATGAACTTATGCGGCACCGGGGTCGTGTGTGCCATCACACTGGCCACTCCGGGTTCGGTGAGGACACCGCCGTTCACCAGCCAGGTGTCGGGCACGGAGATGTCCGGATAAGCCGGGATGTTTCAGTCGGTGCCGAGCGAGCCCGCGATCGCGCGCAGTGCCGACAGGAGCGGGCGCAGGAGGGGATGGGCGTCGGCTCCCCGGCGTATGGCGGCGAAGACGCGCCGCTCGGGCCCCGGCGTCTGGCGTACCGCGACCCCCGTCAGCGCCATGTCGCGCAGGGCCAGCCGTGGCACGAGAGCCACCCCCGCCCCCGCTCCGACCAGGGCGACCACGGCGCGGAAGTCGTCGGAACAGTGCGCGAGGTTCGGAGTGAACCCCGACTGCCGGCACGCGAACGTGATCACGTCGTGCACCGGATTGCCCGGATATGGCCCGATCCAGGTCGCATCGGAGAGCGACACGAGGGTGGCCGACTCCGCCAGCGGGTGTTCCTGGGGGAGCACGAGGTCGAACGGCTCGGCGTACAGCGGCAGACGCGCCAGGCGCCGGTCGGCCGCGTCGGGCGCGCCCCGGTACTCGACCGTGATCGCCAGGTCGGCCTCGCCGTCCAGCAGCATGGCCAGGCTGTGGTCGCCCTCGGCGTCCAGCACGCGTACGCGCACGCCGGGGGAGGTGGCACGCAGGGCGGTGATGGCGGGGGAGAGCACGGCGCTGATCGCGGTGGCGAAGCAGGCCACGGTGACCTCGCCCGCCTCGCCCGTGGTGTACGCGGCCACCTCGGCCTCGGCGCGTTCGAGCTGGGCGAGGACCTCGTTGGCATGCCCGAGCATGATCTTGCCGACGGCGGTGAGGTGCACGCCGCGCCCGTCACGGGTGAACAGCCGGTGTCCCACCTCGTGCTCCAGGGCGACGAGCTGCTGGGACACCGCCGAGGGGGTGAGGTGCAGCGCGGCCGCGGCGGCGGTGACCGTGCCGTGGTCGGCCACCGCCCGCAGCGTGCGCAGCCGCCGCGTGTCTATCACGCAGCGAGAATACTCACCCCGCGGTCATGAGCACGCGCCTTCAGCCCCGGGCCTGGATGAACGCCTGGACGGCGCGGTCCACGTCCTCCTCCGAGTGGGCGGCCGACAGCTGGACGCGGATCCGGGCCTGGCCGTGCGGTACGACAGGATAGGAGAAGCCGATCACATAGATGCCCAGCTCGAGCAGGCGATCGGCCATGGCGGCGGCCTCGGCGGCGTCGCCGATCATGACGGGCACGATCGGGTGATCACCGGGCAGGATGTCGAACCCCGCCTTGGTCATCTCGCTGCGGAAGCGCGCGGTGTTGGAGCGGAGCCGCTCGCGGGCCTCGTTCGAGGTCTCCAGCAGGTCGAGGATGCGCAGCGACGCCGAGGCGATGACCGGGGCGAGCGAGTTGGAGAACAGGTACGGGCGGGAGCGCTGCCGCAGCAGCTCGCAGATCTCCTTGCGGGCCGAGACGTAGCCGCCGCTGGCGCCCCCGAGCGCCTTGCCCAGCGTGCCGGTGATGATGTCGATCCGGTCGGTGACGCCGTGGAGCTCGGGCGTGCCACGACCGGTCGGCCCGACGAAGCCGACCGCGTGGGAGTCGTCGACCATCACCATGGCGTCGTACCGCTCGGCCAGGTCGCAGATGTCCCGCAACGGCGCGAGATATCCGTCCATGGAGAACACGCCATCGGTCACGATCAGCCGCCGCCGCGCCTCCGACGCCTCCTTCAGCCTGGCCTCCAGCTCGGCCATGTCGCGGTTGGCGTAACGGAAGCGCTGGGCCTTGGAGAGCCGGATGCCGTCGATGATGCTGGCGTGGTTGAGCGCGTCGGAGATCACCGCGTCCTGGGCGTCGAGCAGGGTCTCGAAGACGCCGCCGTTCGCGTCGAAGCACGAGCTGTAGAGGACGGTGTCCTCCATGCCGAGAAAGTCCGACAGGCGCGTCTCGAGCTCCTTGTGCACCTCCTGGGTGCCGCAGATGAACCGTACGGACGCCATGCCGAACCCCCACCGGTCCAGCGCCTCCTTGGCGGCCTCGACCAC
The nucleotide sequence above comes from Nonomuraea helvata. Encoded proteins:
- a CDS encoding IS5 family transposase, which codes for MTRRHDLTDAQWAALEPHLPAASGKGRPPKWSKRQLIDGIRWRIRTGAPWRDVPACYGHWFTVYGLFRRWQREGIWARILAALQACADAAGKIDWTVSVDSTITRAHQHAAGARRDGHLQKEPPGGVHSEPADHGLGRSRGGLTTKTHLACEQGRKLLAAVVTAGQRGDSPQFIPVLGKIRVARLGGGRPRTRPDRVLADKAYTSKANRTHLRRRGIKACIPSKADQDAHRRAKGSKGGRPPAFDPAFYRLRHAVECGINLLKGNRGMATRYDKLAVRYEAVVIIAAINQWLNAL
- a CDS encoding ABC transporter codes for the protein MDLLGALEALRRPLDRELFPLAVGEAAVDRRAQRELAGQLDDYLLPRLRALDAPLLAVVGGSTGAGKSTLVNSLVGADVTEPGVLRPTTLVPTLVVSPADRAWFMGQNVLPGLSRATGTGPGELRVVASDALGPGLALLDAPDIDSVVVANRELAAQLLAAADLWLFVTTAARYADEVPWSFLRSARERSTALALVLDRVPLDAVDPVSRDLSRLLAENGLEGTLLFTVPEAVLPSERARLPAETVRPVSSWLTGLAADAQERSRVVRQTLSGALDSLATRVPVLAEAVERQQAAFEGLRSIVESAYAGGLADFDAGMRDGSLLRGEVLARWQDFIGTGDLMRSLESRVGWLRDRIVGFFTGRMPEVQLRDALESGVEALIRGAADGAAERALEGWAAAPGGPGLLERLGPMEAARLGRASPDLGKRSESAVRGWQEFVLDLVREEGSERRTAARVASFGVNGAGLLLMLAAFASTGGLTGIEVGIAGGTSLLSQKLLEAVFGDQAVRTLTVSARADLRDRVRRLLDEESYRFTAQLEAVEPPSGTASALLVAAERVRMMEKP
- a CDS encoding YfjP family GTPase, whose translation is MKLLRRKEGPSLDSRLAALFEAASLAEGRLAEEAVSGAREVAERAGARRNLSIDHTVAALAGATGSGKSSLYNALAGEDLAAVGVVRPTTSTAQAALWDGEGSGPLLDWLDIPQRHSTAPAPDLSGLILLDLPDHDSIRLSHRLEVDRLVGLVDLLVWVVDPQKYADAALHERYLRPLAAHRDVMLVVLNQADRLPAHAVERCLADLRRLLDEDGLAGVPVLAVSARTGAGLGELRSLLGDRVAHRRSWSTRLAADITTAATRLGGAPAEGGAGRTVGMDRALTGALYDAAGVPLVVEAVAKGHRHRAVVATGWPVTRWIRKLRPDPLRRLRIGTTVPAGTRPSAVLSTKPQGELAGEPLDEPSGGAAERLPSASGAGIVGRTSVPAASAVQRAKVETAIRDVGEAAAAGLPGPWAAAARQAARSRSRELADAVDRAVAMNSVRATRRPRWWRAVNALQWLVFAAMLAGALWLGGLFAMDYLRLPQPPLPTVGVVPWPTVLLLGGALAGVLIALLSRLAAWAGGRRRARRTARALRTAIGQVSDELVLAPVRAELDRYARFTEAVNRALDGT
- a CDS encoding MFS transporter, which produces MEPVPYRRLLGLPGVPAQAVLGFLAQLTQQVAPVGMVLVVQGSSGSLALAGVTAAAFSVGAGMGRPVQGRLMDRRGSGPVLAATALLHVAALVALVVGAGRWPSWIVVALAWMAGAGLPPISVSMRIEWGHRMAGEGRTAAYSLVYLVQDLAMLLGPLAFGTLIAIMPTSGGTAVSGAPLGLVLVAVAAGAGTLGFARALRAGSGVPSRERGRVFADPRMPVLLAVVLLLGGTIGALQVGVPALAAAREVPAATGPLVAALSLGGIAGAAAYGARSWRSGAGARIVGLMLVLGVLLAPLAVVEAWPLFWAVLFGGGLVLNPALTTSSLLVDELAPAAQAEAFGWISTAIGVGGALGSGAAGVIGERLGASAPFLAASGFAVVGAGLAVVLLRPSRAV
- a CDS encoding LysR family transcriptional regulator gives rise to the protein MIDTRRLRTLRAVADHGTVTAAAAALHLTPSAVSQQLVALEHEVGHRLFTRDGRGVHLTAVGKIMLGHANEVLAQLERAEAEVAAYTTGEAGEVTVACFATAISAVLSPAITALRATSPGVRVRVLDAEGDHSLAMLLDGEADLAITVEYRGAPDAADRRLARLPLYAEPFDLVLPQEHPLAESATLVSLSDATWIGPYPGNPVHDVITFACRQSGFTPNLAHCSDDFRAVVALVGAGAGVALVPRLALRDMALTGVAVRQTPGPERRVFAAIRRGADAHPLLRPLLSALRAIAGSLGTD
- a CDS encoding glycine C-acetyltransferase, whose translation is MFTHVREQLRTTLDEITEAGLLKPERVITTPQSSSVSVAGREVLNFCANNYLGLADNPTVVEAAKEALDRWGFGMASVRFICGTQEVHKELETRLSDFLGMEDTVLYSSCFDANGGVFETLLDAQDAVISDALNHASIIDGIRLSKAQRFRYANRDMAELEARLKEASEARRRLIVTDGVFSMDGYLAPLRDICDLAERYDAMVMVDDSHAVGFVGPTGRGTPELHGVTDRIDIITGTLGKALGGASGGYVSARKEICELLRQRSRPYLFSNSLAPVIASASLRILDLLETSNEARERLRSNTARFRSEMTKAGFDILPGDHPIVPVMIGDAAEAAAMADRLLELGIYVIGFSYPVVPHGQARIRVQLSAAHSEEDVDRAVQAFIQARG